One genomic segment of Dysosmobacter sp. Marseille-Q4140 includes these proteins:
- a CDS encoding glucose-6-phosphate isomerase translates to MLTVKTFQMENFLPADYAQKLLPRLNDAQQKLQQGTGKGNDFIGWVHLPRDYDKEEFARIKAAAAKIQSNSKALVVIGIGGSYLGARGVVECLRSPNYNLKKKDTPNIYFLGNGLSADSMQEVIELLGDDDFSVNVISKSGTTTEPAVAFRFFRKLLEDKYGREGARERIFATTDKARGALKSLADAEGWETFVVPDNVGGRYSVLTAVGLLPIAVTGIDIDELMGGAADMMKACDSADSLDCPAWLYAATRYALYEAGYPVEILGCYDPAFRFMTEWWKQLYGESEGKDHKGLFPASVEFTADLHSMGQYIQDGRRILFETMVRLGASDALLEVPFEESNGDGLNFLAGKSMDFIRERAMDGTLLAHTEGGVPNMIVETAGKSARDLGQLIYFFEYACGLSGYLLDVNPFDQPGVEAYKKNMFALLGKPGYEDRRAELESKLAKA, encoded by the coding sequence ATGCTGACTGTAAAAACCTTTCAAATGGAGAACTTTCTGCCTGCTGATTATGCCCAGAAACTGCTGCCCCGTCTGAATGACGCCCAGCAGAAGCTGCAGCAGGGCACCGGCAAGGGCAATGATTTCATCGGCTGGGTCCATTTGCCCCGGGACTACGACAAGGAGGAGTTCGCCCGCATTAAGGCCGCTGCCGCCAAGATCCAGAGCAACTCCAAGGCCCTGGTGGTCATCGGCATCGGCGGGTCCTATCTGGGCGCCCGGGGCGTGGTGGAGTGCCTGCGCTCTCCCAACTACAACCTGAAGAAGAAGGACACCCCCAACATCTACTTCCTGGGCAACGGCCTCAGCGCCGACTCCATGCAGGAGGTCATCGAGCTGCTGGGGGACGACGACTTCTCCGTCAACGTCATCTCCAAATCCGGCACCACCACGGAGCCCGCCGTGGCCTTCCGGTTCTTCCGCAAGCTGCTGGAGGACAAGTACGGCCGCGAGGGCGCCCGGGAGCGGATCTTCGCCACCACCGACAAAGCCCGGGGCGCCCTGAAGTCCCTGGCCGACGCCGAGGGGTGGGAGACCTTCGTGGTGCCTGACAATGTGGGCGGACGGTACAGCGTCCTGACCGCCGTGGGACTGCTGCCCATCGCCGTCACCGGCATCGACATCGACGAGCTCATGGGCGGCGCCGCCGACATGATGAAGGCCTGCGACAGCGCCGACTCTCTGGACTGCCCGGCCTGGCTGTACGCCGCCACCCGTTACGCTCTGTACGAGGCCGGCTATCCGGTGGAGATTTTGGGCTGCTACGACCCCGCCTTCCGCTTCATGACCGAGTGGTGGAAGCAGCTCTACGGCGAGAGCGAGGGCAAGGACCACAAGGGCCTGTTCCCCGCCAGCGTGGAGTTCACAGCTGACCTCCACTCCATGGGCCAGTACATCCAGGACGGCCGCCGCATCCTCTTTGAGACCATGGTCCGCCTGGGCGCGTCCGACGCCCTGCTGGAGGTGCCCTTCGAGGAGAGCAACGGCGACGGTCTGAACTTCCTGGCCGGCAAGTCCATGGACTTCATCCGGGAGCGGGCCATGGACGGTACCCTCCTGGCCCACACCGAGGGCGGCGTGCCCAACATGATCGTGGAGACCGCCGGCAAGTCCGCCCGGGATCTGGGCCAGCTGATCTATTTCTTTGAGTACGCCTGCGGCCTCTCCGGCTACCTGCTGGACGTGAACCCCTTCGACCAGCCCGGTGTGGAGGCCTATAAGAAGAATATGTTCGCCCTGCTGGGTAAGCCGGGCTACGAGGACCGCCGGGCGGAGCTGGAGAGCAAGCTGGCCAAGGCGTAA
- a CDS encoding HAD family phosphatase, which produces MIRLIACDIDGTLLQAGQETLPPAIHPLIRQLEERGVAFCVASGRQFSNLHALFGPSAGRIYYVCENGALVFGKGAPDRPLKKIVLTRELIRALAADIQDRPECEILFSGLNTSYLLLRDPASLEKIRPYLGSRIISVESAGQIEDEIVQISAFCQPDTQAPYAALSARWAERVNVTVAGEHWIDFSTASKGAGVELLCGELGITPRQVMAFGDNFNDVSMLDLVGCPVIMENAPEALRTRYGVQCRDVVESLRTALAAGKL; this is translated from the coding sequence ATGATTCGACTGATCGCCTGTGATATTGACGGGACGCTGCTGCAAGCGGGGCAGGAGACCCTGCCCCCGGCCATCCATCCCCTGATCCGGCAGCTGGAGGAGCGGGGCGTGGCCTTCTGTGTGGCCAGCGGCCGCCAGTTTTCCAACCTCCATGCGCTGTTCGGCCCCTCTGCCGGACGGATCTATTACGTCTGTGAAAACGGAGCCCTGGTGTTTGGAAAGGGCGCGCCGGACCGGCCGCTGAAAAAGATCGTCCTCACCCGGGAGCTGATCAGGGCGCTGGCTGCGGATATTCAGGACCGGCCGGAGTGTGAGATCCTGTTTTCCGGCTTGAATACCAGCTACCTGCTGCTGAGGGATCCGGCCTCTCTGGAGAAAATACGGCCGTATCTTGGCAGCCGGATTATATCCGTGGAGAGCGCCGGGCAGATCGAGGACGAGATCGTTCAGATCTCCGCGTTCTGCCAGCCGGATACGCAGGCGCCCTATGCGGCGCTTTCCGCCCGCTGGGCGGAGCGGGTCAACGTGACCGTGGCCGGGGAACACTGGATCGACTTTTCGACCGCCTCCAAGGGAGCCGGAGTGGAGCTGCTGTGCGGGGAGCTGGGCATCACGCCCCGACAGGTCATGGCCTTCGGGGACAACTTCAACGACGTATCCATGCTGGATCTGGTGGGGTGCCCCGTCATTATGGAGAATGCGCCGGAGGCTCTGCGGACCCGTTACGGTGTCCAATGCCGGGATGTAGTGGAGAGCCTCCGTACCGCCCTGGCAGCGGGGAAGCTGTAA
- a CDS encoding gamma-glutamyl-gamma-aminobutyrate hydrolase family protein (Members of this family of hydrolases with an active site Cys residue belong to MEROPS family C26.): MGRVPVLFAYGQRARYQNYTAAIMAAGGLLRFSEETSEAADCDGLLLPGGGDLEPWRYGQENFACRDLEPERDDAELALLERFTVCGKPVLGICRGLQTINVFFGGTLVQDLPGHSAVSRDRLHAVAAAPRTFGSLWGTRPVVNSAHHQAADRLGTGLQAVQWAPDGTVEAFCHETLPVWAVQWHPERLTGPMAIAGAADGGRLLEAFLEHCR, encoded by the coding sequence ATGGGCCGTGTACCGGTGCTTTTTGCGTATGGGCAGCGTGCGCGCTATCAGAACTATACGGCGGCGATCATGGCAGCCGGAGGGCTGCTGCGCTTTTCCGAGGAGACCTCGGAGGCGGCGGACTGCGACGGATTGCTGCTGCCTGGAGGCGGAGATCTGGAGCCCTGGCGCTACGGCCAGGAGAATTTTGCTTGCCGGGACCTGGAGCCGGAGCGGGACGATGCGGAACTGGCACTGCTGGAGCGGTTCACGGTGTGCGGGAAGCCGGTGCTGGGGATCTGCCGGGGGCTCCAGACCATCAACGTCTTTTTCGGCGGCACCCTGGTACAGGACCTCCCGGGACACAGTGCCGTATCCCGGGACCGGCTCCACGCCGTGGCCGCCGCGCCCAGGACCTTTGGCTCCCTCTGGGGAACGCGGCCGGTGGTTAACAGTGCCCACCACCAGGCGGCGGACCGGCTGGGCACGGGGCTCCAGGCGGTTCAGTGGGCGCCGGACGGCACCGTGGAGGCCTTTTGCCACGAGACGCTGCCGGTCTGGGCGGTCCAGTGGCACCCGGAGCGGCTGACGGGGCCGATGGCCATTGCGGGCGCAGCCGACGGCGGGCGGCTGCTGGAGGCCTTCCTGGAACACTGCCGCTGA
- a CDS encoding GreA/GreB family elongation factor, whose product MYDELTEVDIRKMKEEIDYRTRVLRPQLIEEVQTARAFGDLSENFEYRCAKQAKNRNDSRIRYLERMIRTAKVIAPESKDDAVNLFDKVTIYNEMTKGEMTLRIVTTLRQDALKGLISKESPVGRALLGRRVGDRVTVEVSPAMKYQVEVRAIEKGSDDASLDISAY is encoded by the coding sequence ATGTACGACGAATTGACGGAAGTGGATATCCGGAAGATGAAAGAGGAGATCGACTATCGCACTCGCGTCCTGCGGCCGCAGCTGATCGAGGAGGTCCAGACTGCCCGGGCTTTCGGTGACCTCAGCGAGAACTTTGAGTACCGCTGCGCTAAGCAGGCCAAAAACCGCAACGACAGCCGCATCCGCTATCTGGAGCGGATGATCCGTACCGCCAAGGTCATTGCACCGGAGTCGAAGGACGATGCCGTAAACCTGTTTGACAAGGTCACCATCTACAACGAGATGACCAAGGGGGAGATGACCCTGCGCATCGTCACCACATTGCGCCAGGATGCCCTGAAAGGCCTCATCAGCAAGGAGTCCCCTGTGGGCAGGGCCCTGCTTGGCCGCCGGGTGGGGGACCGGGTCACCGTGGAGGTGAGCCCGGCCATGAAATACCAGGTGGAGGTCCGTGCCATCGAAAAGGGCTCCGACGACGCCTCCCTGGATATCAGTGCGTATTAA
- a CDS encoding arsenate reductase family protein: protein MLFICYPKCSTCQKARTWLDEKGITYDFRDIKLENPTAEELTRWWKLSGLPLKKFFNTSGLQYKALGLKDKLPVMSEDEQIALLATDGMLVKRPLLVGEDFVLTGFRPKEWEERLL, encoded by the coding sequence ATGCTGTTCATCTGCTATCCCAAGTGCTCCACCTGCCAGAAGGCCCGGACCTGGCTGGACGAGAAGGGCATCACCTACGATTTCCGGGACATCAAGCTGGAAAACCCCACCGCCGAAGAACTGACCCGCTGGTGGAAACTGAGCGGTCTGCCCCTGAAGAAGTTCTTCAACACCAGCGGCCTCCAGTACAAGGCCCTGGGCCTGAAGGACAAGCTCCCCGTCATGAGTGAGGACGAGCAGATCGCCCTGCTGGCCACCGACGGTATGCTGGTCAAGCGGCCGCTGCTGGTGGGGGAGGACTTTGTGCTGACCGGCTTCCGCCCCAAGGAGTGGGAGGAGCGGCTGCTGTGA
- a CDS encoding tRNA-dihydrouridine synthase family protein encodes MIVRYDFAPLDGITKVVFRRVHHRMFGGPDRYFIPFFSPTDQHILTQRDRRELERANNGDLPLVPQVMTRRAEDFLWAAEVAEDLGYDEVNLNLGCPSGTVTAKGKGSGFLAHPEDLDRFFDQVFASVKLPVSVKTRLGYETPEEFARLLEIYNRYPIACLTVHPRVRKEKYRGPIHFDQFRLAAEGSRSPVCYNGDLLTVEDCAAFERDYPSVEAVMIGRGGVADPALFRKLRGGAPAARQELEAFTAELYRQYREFYGQPQPAAQRMKEVWFYLIHLFENGDKLDKKLRRSRGPAAYEAIEAEIFQTLSLRTFATGPLI; translated from the coding sequence GTGATCGTCCGCTACGACTTCGCCCCCCTGGACGGCATCACCAAGGTGGTGTTCCGCCGGGTCCACCATCGGATGTTCGGCGGGCCGGACCGGTACTTCATCCCCTTTTTCTCCCCCACGGACCAGCACATCCTGACCCAGCGGGACCGGCGGGAGCTGGAGAGGGCCAACAACGGCGATCTTCCTCTGGTGCCCCAGGTGATGACCCGCCGGGCGGAGGACTTCCTCTGGGCGGCGGAGGTGGCGGAGGACCTGGGCTATGATGAGGTGAATCTGAACCTGGGATGCCCCTCCGGCACTGTCACTGCCAAGGGCAAGGGCTCCGGGTTCTTGGCCCACCCCGAGGACCTGGACCGGTTTTTCGACCAGGTGTTCGCCTCTGTGAAGCTGCCGGTGTCCGTCAAGACCCGGCTGGGCTACGAGACCCCGGAGGAGTTTGCCCGTCTGCTGGAGATCTACAACCGCTATCCCATCGCCTGCCTCACCGTCCACCCCCGGGTGCGCAAGGAGAAGTACCGGGGCCCCATCCACTTCGACCAGTTCCGCCTGGCAGCGGAAGGGAGCCGCAGCCCCGTGTGCTACAACGGGGACCTGCTGACCGTGGAGGACTGCGCCGCCTTTGAACGGGACTACCCGTCGGTGGAGGCGGTGATGATCGGCCGGGGCGGCGTGGCGGACCCGGCTCTGTTCCGAAAGCTCCGGGGCGGCGCCCCTGCCGCCCGGCAGGAGCTGGAGGCCTTCACGGCGGAGCTGTACCGGCAGTACCGGGAGTTTTACGGCCAGCCCCAGCCGGCTGCCCAGCGGATGAAGGAGGTCTGGTTCTACCTGATCCACCTCTTTGAAAACGGCGACAAGCTGGACAAGAAGCTGCGCCGGTCCCGGGGCCCGGCGGCCTACGAGGCCATCGAGGCGGAGATCTTCCAGACCCTGTCCCTGCGGACCTTTGCCACCGGCCCGCTGATTTGA
- a CDS encoding GNAT family N-acetyltransferase has protein sequence METTVTFRSAERADVPLILQFIRALADYEHMADQVVADEATLEEWLFDRQKAEVLFAVLEGREVGFALFFHNFSTFQGRAGLYLEDLFVLPEVRGRGVGKAILQRLAALAVERGCGRLEWWCLDWNEPSIAFYRSLGAEPMSDWTVYRIAGQTLRDLAEKE, from the coding sequence ATGGAAACTACCGTGACCTTCCGCAGCGCGGAGCGGGCGGACGTGCCGCTGATCTTACAGTTCATCCGGGCCCTGGCCGACTATGAGCACATGGCGGACCAGGTGGTGGCTGACGAGGCCACGTTGGAGGAGTGGCTCTTTGACCGGCAGAAGGCGGAGGTGCTCTTCGCCGTGCTGGAGGGGAGAGAGGTGGGCTTTGCCCTGTTCTTCCACAACTTCTCCACCTTCCAGGGCCGGGCGGGCCTCTATCTGGAGGACCTGTTCGTCCTGCCGGAGGTCCGGGGCCGGGGCGTGGGAAAGGCCATTTTGCAGCGTCTGGCGGCCCTGGCCGTGGAGCGGGGCTGCGGGCGGCTGGAGTGGTGGTGCCTGGACTGGAACGAGCCCAGCATCGCCTTTTACCGCTCCCTGGGGGCGGAGCCCATGAGCGACTGGACGGTGTACCGCATCGCCGGGCAGACCCTGCGGGACCTGGCGGAAAAGGAATAA
- a CDS encoding helix-turn-helix transcriptional regulator — MLRTRLKEYRARFGLKQEDLANLVGVRRETIGNLENGRYNPSLKLAMDIAKVFHTTVEELFCFEEE; from the coding sequence ATGCTGAGGACGCGGCTGAAGGAGTATCGGGCCCGGTTCGGACTGAAGCAGGAGGATCTGGCCAACCTGGTGGGCGTCCGGCGGGAGACCATCGGCAACCTGGAAAACGGCCGGTACAACCCCTCGCTGAAGCTGGCCATGGACATCGCCAAGGTGTTTCACACCACGGTGGAGGAGCTGTTCTGCTTCGAGGAGGAGTAA
- a CDS encoding DUF3796 domain-containing protein — MKQRRNPLSHLGWLGFLGILGILSGAVTMLVFFLFFFFFTYRAKIPDELFWANVHKAAARTLAVNLTLTCVTLLGIYARGMHYRLGIPVEENGVYLVPAVQWKQALLFAGFANWTLIITICTFVFTLMYLNHRERRFAGPEDHPC; from the coding sequence ATGAAACAGCGGCGCAATCCCCTGTCCCATCTGGGCTGGCTCGGGTTCCTGGGGATCCTCGGCATCCTCTCCGGTGCGGTGACCATGCTGGTCTTTTTCCTGTTCTTCTTTTTCTTCACCTATCGGGCCAAAATCCCCGACGAGCTGTTTTGGGCCAATGTGCACAAGGCCGCGGCCAGGACTCTGGCAGTAAACCTGACCCTGACCTGCGTGACGCTTCTTGGCATTTACGCCCGGGGGATGCACTACCGGCTGGGGATCCCGGTGGAGGAAAACGGCGTCTACCTGGTGCCGGCCGTCCAGTGGAAGCAAGCCCTGCTGTTCGCGGGCTTTGCCAACTGGACCCTTATCATCACCATCTGCACCTTCGTCTTTACGCTGATGTATCTGAATCACCGGGAGCGCCGCTTCGCGGGGCCGGAGGACCACCCATGCTGA
- a CDS encoding DNA-binding protein — protein MEYRKFGDTYVVRMDKGEEILEQVKALALAEHIQLASVQALGAVNDITVGVFDTVKKEYHANHFQGAFEIVSLTGTIDTMNGEFYTHLHMSAGDDQGRVFGGHLNRAVISATCEMIVREIPGTVDRAFSPEIGLNLLKF, from the coding sequence ATGGAATACCGCAAATTCGGCGATACTTACGTGGTCCGCATGGACAAGGGCGAGGAAATCCTGGAGCAGGTGAAGGCCCTGGCCCTGGCGGAGCATATCCAGCTGGCCTCGGTCCAGGCCCTGGGCGCGGTGAACGACATCACCGTGGGCGTGTTCGACACGGTGAAGAAGGAGTACCACGCCAACCACTTCCAGGGGGCCTTTGAGATCGTGTCCCTCACCGGCACCATCGACACCATGAACGGCGAGTTTTACACCCACCTGCACATGAGCGCCGGAGACGACCAGGGCCGGGTATTCGGCGGGCATCTGAACCGGGCCGTGATCAGCGCCACCTGCGAGATGATCGTCCGGGAGATCCCCGGCACCGTGGACCGGGCCTTCAGCCCCGAGATCGGGCTGAACCTGCTGAAATTCTGA
- a CDS encoding PTS sugar transporter subunit IIC, translating to MEQFKAFLKRKNIVISAKRYGIDALGAMAQGLFCSLLIGTILNTLGTQFGIPFLTAQVITINDVPYTIGGLCSFMSGSAMAVAIGYALQAPPMVLFSLVTVGYACNALGGAGGPLAVLFVAIIAAEFGKAVSKETKVDILVTPIVTILVGIGAAWVIAPPIGGAADAFGQLIMRTTLLQPFWMGILVSVLVGIALTLPISSAAICSVLGLTGLAGGAAVAGCCANMVGFAVLSFRENRWGGLVSQGIGTSMLQMPNIVKNPRIWLPAILTSAITGPIATCLFKLEMNGAPINSGMGTCGFCGQLGVWTGWVAPSEKALANGAAAIVPTAFDWAGLLLISFVLPAVLCWLFGLFFRRIGWIREGDLTLS from the coding sequence ATGGAACAGTTCAAGGCCTTCCTGAAACGGAAAAACATCGTCATTTCTGCCAAGCGGTACGGCATCGACGCTCTGGGCGCCATGGCCCAGGGCCTCTTTTGCTCCCTGCTGATCGGCACGATCCTCAACACCCTGGGCACCCAGTTCGGCATCCCCTTTCTCACCGCCCAGGTCATCACCATCAATGACGTACCCTATACCATCGGCGGGCTGTGCTCCTTCATGAGCGGCTCTGCCATGGCGGTGGCCATCGGCTACGCCCTCCAGGCGCCGCCCATGGTGCTGTTTTCCCTGGTGACGGTGGGCTATGCCTGCAATGCCCTGGGCGGCGCGGGAGGCCCGCTGGCAGTGCTGTTTGTAGCCATCATCGCCGCGGAGTTCGGAAAGGCCGTCAGCAAGGAGACCAAGGTCGATATTTTGGTGACCCCTATCGTCACCATCCTCGTCGGGATCGGCGCCGCCTGGGTCATCGCCCCGCCCATCGGCGGCGCGGCGGACGCCTTCGGCCAGCTTATCATGAGGACCACCCTGCTCCAGCCCTTCTGGATGGGAATTCTGGTGTCGGTGCTGGTGGGCATCGCTCTGACTCTGCCCATCTCCTCCGCCGCCATCTGCTCCGTGCTGGGCCTGACGGGCCTGGCCGGCGGCGCCGCCGTGGCGGGCTGCTGCGCCAACATGGTGGGCTTCGCCGTTCTGAGTTTCCGGGAAAACCGCTGGGGCGGCCTGGTAAGCCAGGGCATCGGCACCTCCATGCTGCAAATGCCCAACATCGTGAAGAACCCCCGGATCTGGCTGCCCGCCATTCTGACCTCCGCCATCACCGGCCCCATCGCCACTTGTCTGTTCAAGCTGGAGATGAACGGCGCCCCCATCAACTCCGGCATGGGCACCTGCGGGTTCTGCGGTCAGCTGGGCGTGTGGACCGGCTGGGTGGCCCCCAGTGAAAAGGCCCTGGCCAACGGCGCCGCGGCCATTGTCCCGACGGCCTTTGACTGGGCAGGGCTGCTCCTCATCTCCTTTGTCCTGCCCGCCGTGCTGTGCTGGCTGTTCGGGCTGTTCTTCCGGCGGATCGGCTGGATCCGGGAGGGCGACCTGACCCTCTCCTGA
- a CDS encoding suppressor of fused domain protein produces the protein MGFLDRFRKKPAVSPGGSSIYRYETPEDQGWRPPQAYGVYAEAVCAHFEKLFPGRETFVFHEILSDLVHIDVNIMRPRGEGDHYVLFTSGMSDLPMTLPEEIADHEELRYAELYLFLPGSWDLGKELTLSNDMPASSYWPIQMLKFLARFPHEYHTWLGWGHTIPNGPDYTPLYEEVPFGGVVLDQLGQDLEAVPVEDGKQVNLLLAIPAYREEIEYKLKYGMEALGDRFSKGELPLVLDIRRPNLCADFREVLDC, from the coding sequence ATGGGATTTCTGGATAGATTTCGCAAGAAGCCGGCGGTCAGCCCCGGCGGTTCCTCCATCTACCGCTACGAAACGCCGGAGGACCAGGGCTGGCGACCGCCCCAGGCCTACGGCGTTTACGCCGAGGCGGTCTGCGCCCACTTTGAAAAGCTCTTTCCCGGGAGGGAGACGTTCGTCTTTCACGAGATCCTCTCCGATCTGGTGCACATCGACGTGAACATCATGCGGCCCAGGGGAGAGGGAGACCACTATGTCCTCTTTACCTCCGGCATGAGCGACCTGCCCATGACCCTGCCGGAGGAGATCGCCGACCACGAGGAACTGCGATACGCCGAACTCTACCTTTTCCTTCCCGGCAGCTGGGATCTGGGAAAGGAACTTACCCTCTCGAATGATATGCCCGCATCCTCCTACTGGCCCATCCAGATGCTGAAATTCCTGGCCCGCTTCCCCCATGAGTACCACACCTGGCTGGGCTGGGGACACACCATCCCCAACGGCCCGGACTACACGCCCCTGTATGAGGAGGTTCCCTTCGGCGGCGTCGTTCTGGACCAGCTGGGACAGGATCTGGAGGCGGTGCCGGTAGAGGACGGGAAGCAGGTGAACCTGCTGCTGGCCATCCCCGCCTACCGGGAGGAGATCGAATACAAGCTGAAATACGGCATGGAAGCCCTGGGCGATCGCTTTTCCAAGGGGGAGCTGCCGCTGGTGCTGGATATCCGCCGTCCCAATCTCTGCGCCGATTTCCGGGAGGTCCTGGACTGCTGA
- a CDS encoding transcription repressor NadR: MHAQQRRQAIWDILRRSGGPVSASALAERFSVSRQIIVGDIALLRAAGAEISATPRGYVILPAATGLVRQVACQHDAAGMEAELNAMVDNGCTVVDVIVEHPVYGQLTGPLQLANRYDVAQFLSRCAQSEARPLSALTEGIHLHTLSCPDEAAWQRVVAALRQLHVLLEA, translated from the coding sequence ATGCACGCTCAGCAGCGCCGTCAGGCCATTTGGGACATTCTTCGACGGTCCGGCGGGCCGGTCAGCGCCTCCGCGCTGGCAGAGCGGTTTTCTGTCAGCCGCCAGATCATCGTGGGGGATATCGCCCTGCTGCGGGCCGCCGGGGCCGAAATTTCCGCCACGCCCCGGGGCTATGTGATCCTGCCCGCCGCTACGGGCTTGGTACGGCAAGTGGCCTGCCAGCACGACGCCGCCGGCATGGAGGCGGAGCTCAACGCCATGGTGGACAACGGCTGCACCGTGGTGGACGTCATCGTGGAGCATCCGGTCTACGGCCAGCTGACGGGGCCGTTGCAGCTGGCAAACCGCTACGATGTGGCCCAGTTTCTCTCCCGCTGCGCCCAATCCGAGGCCCGGCCCCTCTCCGCCCTGACCGAGGGCATCCATCTCCACACCCTCTCCTGCCCCGATGAGGCCGCCTGGCAGCGGGTAGTGGCGGCCCTGCGGCAGCTGCACGTTTTATTGGAAGCGTAA
- a CDS encoding ABC transporter ATP-binding protein codes for METILKVDDINVYYGSIHAIKGVSFEVAQGEIVTLIGANGAGKSTTLNTISGLLHSKTGSVTFFGENLNRVPPHKIVSKGLALVPEGRRVFLQMTTQENLEMGAYTQPGGHVADDLDRVFQQFPRLKERRRQIAGTLSGGEQQMLAMGRALMSHPKLLMLDEPSMGLAPILVEQIFEIIRNLHRAGTTILLVEQNAQAALSVADRGYVMETGKVVTTGTGAELLASPAIKKAYLGG; via the coding sequence ATGGAGACGATTTTGAAAGTGGACGACATCAACGTCTACTACGGAAGCATCCACGCCATCAAGGGTGTCTCCTTTGAGGTGGCGCAGGGAGAGATCGTCACTCTGATCGGCGCCAACGGCGCCGGCAAGTCCACCACGCTGAACACCATCTCGGGCCTGCTGCACTCCAAGACCGGCTCCGTCACCTTTTTCGGCGAGAACCTCAACCGGGTGCCGCCCCACAAGATCGTGTCCAAGGGCCTGGCCCTGGTGCCGGAGGGACGGCGGGTGTTTTTGCAGATGACCACCCAGGAGAACCTGGAGATGGGCGCCTACACCCAGCCCGGCGGACATGTGGCCGATGATCTGGACCGGGTGTTCCAGCAGTTCCCCCGGCTGAAGGAACGGCGGCGGCAGATCGCCGGTACCCTCTCCGGCGGTGAGCAGCAGATGCTGGCCATGGGCCGTGCTCTGATGAGCCATCCCAAGCTGCTGATGCTGGATGAGCCCTCCATGGGCCTGGCTCCCATTCTGGTGGAGCAGATCTTTGAGATCATCCGGAACCTGCACCGTGCCGGCACCACCATTTTGCTGGTGGAGCAGAATGCCCAGGCGGCCCTGTCTGTGGCGGACCGCGGCTACGTTATGGAGACCGGCAAGGTAGTCACCACCGGCACCGGCGCGGAGCTGCTGGCTTCCCCGGCCATCAAGAAAGCATATCTGGGCGGTTGA
- a CDS encoding ABC transporter ATP-binding protein, with protein sequence MFSKLIPVPSGAMVPDRDADKSPILECINLGITFGGLKAVEDFNLTIGRTEIAGLIGPNGAGKTTVFNLLTKVYQPTKGTILLDGRDTHGMDTIHVNRAGIARTFQNIRLFSNLSVEDNVKVAMDTQMHYTMWSGIFRLPSFRREEKIVRDRTMELLSLFDMQHLASARAGSLPYGAQRRLEIVRALATNPSLLLLDEPAAGMNPSETAELMDNIRKIRDTFHIAVLLIEHDMNLVMNICEGICVLNFGRVIAKGSPADIQSNPAVIEAYLGKQKEA encoded by the coding sequence ATGTTTTCCAAACTGATTCCCGTCCCCTCCGGCGCCATGGTGCCGGACCGGGATGCCGACAAGTCTCCCATTCTGGAGTGCATCAACCTGGGCATCACCTTCGGCGGCCTCAAGGCCGTGGAGGACTTCAACCTCACCATCGGCCGCACAGAGATCGCCGGCCTCATCGGCCCCAACGGCGCCGGCAAGACCACCGTGTTCAACCTGCTGACCAAGGTGTACCAGCCCACCAAGGGCACCATCCTCCTGGACGGCCGGGACACCCACGGCATGGACACCATCCACGTCAACCGGGCCGGTATCGCCCGGACCTTCCAGAACATCCGGCTGTTCTCCAACCTGTCCGTGGAGGACAACGTGAAGGTTGCCATGGACACCCAGATGCACTACACCATGTGGAGCGGCATCTTCCGGCTGCCCTCCTTCCGCCGGGAGGAGAAGATCGTCCGGGACCGGACCATGGAGCTGCTGTCCCTGTTCGATATGCAGCACCTGGCCTCCGCCCGGGCCGGCAGCCTGCCCTACGGCGCCCAGCGCCGCCTGGAGATCGTCCGGGCCCTGGCCACCAACCCCAGCCTGCTGCTGCTGGATGAGCCCGCCGCCGGCATGAATCCCTCGGAGACGGCGGAGCTGATGGACAATATCCGCAAGATCCGCGATACCTTCCACATCGCCGTGCTGCTGATCGAGCACGACATGAACCTGGTCATGAACATCTGCGAGGGCATCTGCGTGCTGAACTTCGGCCGCGTCATCGCCAAGGGCTCCCCCGCGGATATCCAGTCCAACCCGGCGGTCATCGAGGCGTACCTCGGCAAACAGAAGGAGGCATGA